Proteins encoded within one genomic window of Oryza brachyantha chromosome 7, ObraRS2, whole genome shotgun sequence:
- the LOC102712096 gene encoding protein NRT1/ PTR FAMILY 2.9-like: VSGAGGDLEAPTGGAIRAAAHPGDVVGSYGRPVSAAGEDAGPDLRYRGWKAMPFVIGNETFEKMGSIGTAANLMVYLTSVFHMSNIQAAVALNVFSGTTNLATVAGAFASDLYLGRYATVGTGCVATLIGMIILTLTAGVPSLHPPRCDAGGGGEGKCVGATRGQLAVLGLAFAFVVAGAGGIRPCSLPFGADQFDPRTESGRRGISSFFNWYYFTLTIAVCVSSTAIIYVQSNVSWTVGLAIPAALMLASCVLFFAGAGLYVRVRPEGSPFAGVVCVAVAAIRKRRVVAPSSDESLFRTRHATSGVVSRLPHTDQFRFLDKAAVVVDAKSEVDAGGHPKNPWRLCSLQQVEETKCVLRILPVWLTCIVYYIAFAQTNTYVILQATQSDRRLGGGGFEVPPGSFTVIPMVALTVWIPLYDRLVVPWARRLTGREEGVTLLQRMGIGMALSVVAMLLSAMAEERRRELAVIHAAETGGSLSNSRASPQSAFWLVPQLAALGLSEAFNQVSQMEFYYKQFPENMRSVAGSLLFSGLALSSYLSGLLVAAVARATRGDGDGDDGWLADDLNRGRLDCFYLLIAAIGAANFLAFLACAKWYRYKGSDDDDDGGGAGHEQVAHGISAAA, encoded by the exons gtctccggcgccggcggcgatctGGAGGcgcccaccggcggcgccatTCGCGCCGCGGCCCACCCCGGCGACGTCGTAGGGAGCTATGGCAGgccggtctcggcggcgggggaggatgCGGGGCCGGACCTCCGGTACCGGGGGTGGAAGGCGATGCCGTTCGTGATCGGCAACGAGACGTTCGAGAAGATGGGCAGCATCGGCACGGCGGCGAACCTGATGGTGTATCTCACCTCCGTCTTCCACATGTCCAACATCCAGGCCGCCGTGGCGCTCAACGTGTTCAGCGGGACGACCAAcctcgccaccgtcgccggcgccttcGCCTCCGATCTCTACCTCGGCCGCTACGCCACCGTCGGCACCGGCTGCGTCGCCACATTGATC GGGATGATCATCTTGACGCTGACGGCGGGCGTGCCGTCGCTGCATCCGCCGCGGTGCGacgctggaggcggcggcgaggggaagTGCGTGGGCGCGACGAGGGGGCAGCTCGCGGTGCTTGGGCTGGCGTTCGCGTTCGtcgtggccggcgccggcggcatccGGCCGTGCAGCCTGCCGTTCGGCGCCGACCAGTTCGACCCGCGCACGGagtccggccgccgcggcatcAGCAGCTTCTTCAACTGGTACTACTTCACGCTCACCATCGCCGTCTGCGTCTCGTCGACGGCGATCATCTACGTGCAGAGCAACGTGAGCTGGACGGTCGGGCTCGCCATCCCGGCCGCGCTCATGCTCGCCTCCTGCGTGCTCTTCTTCGCCGGCGCGGGGCTCTACGTCCGCGTGCGCCCCGAGGGGAGCCccttcgccggcgtcgtgtgcgtcgccgtcgccgcgatcCGGAAGCGGCGGGTGGTTGCCCCGTCCTCCGACGAGTCCCTCTTCAGGACGCGCCACGCCACCAGCGGCGTCGTGTCCAGGCTCCCCCACACCGACCAGTTCAGGTTCCTCGACAAGGCCGCCGTCGTGGTCGACGCCAAGAGCGAGGTCGACGCCGGCGGGCACCCCAAGAATCCATGGCGGCTGTGCAGCTTGCAGCAGGTGGAGGAGACCAAGTGCGTCCTCCGCATCCTGCCGGTGTGGCTCACCTGCATCGTCTACTACATCGCATTCGCGCAGACGAACACCTACGTCATCCTGCAAGCGACGCAGTCcgaccgccgcctcggcggcggcggattcgAGGTGCCGCCGGGATCATTCACCGTCATCCCCATGGTCGCGCTCACCGTCTGGATCCCGCTCTACGACCGCCTCGTGGTGCCGTGGGCGAGGAGGCTCACCGGGCGCGAGGAAGGCGTCACGCTGCTCCAGCGGATGGGCATCGGCATGGCGCTGTCGGTGGTGGCCATGCTCCTCTCCGCCATGgccgaggagcggcggcgcgaactGGCCGTGATCCACGCGGCGGAGACGGGCGGGTCGCTGTCGAACAGCAGGGCGTCGCCGCAGTCGGCGTTCTGGCTGGTGCCGCAGCTGGCGGCGCTGGGGCTCTCGGAGGCGTTCAACCAGGTGAGCCAGATGGAGTTCTACTACAAGCAGTTCCCGGAGAACATGCGCAGCGTCGCCGGCTCGCTGCTGTTCAGCGGCCTGGCGCTGTCGAGCTACCTGAGCGGCCTCCTCGTGGCCGCCGTGGCGCGCGCCacgaggggcgacggcgacggggacgacgGGTGGCTCGCCGACGACCTCAACCGGGGGAGGCTGGACTGCTTCTACCTCCTCATCGCCGCCATTGGGGCGGCCAACTTCCTCGCGTTCCTTGCGTGCGCCAAGTGGTACAGGTACAAgggctccgacgacgacgacgacggcggcggcgccggccatgAGCAGGTTGCACATGGAATCAGTGCTGCTGCTTAA
- the LOC102712374 gene encoding thioredoxin H2-1-like: MGGVFSSKSKPAAGGEPSAVVAVHSKAKWDELWEAHKTTTKLVVIDFSASWCGPCKMIEPVFKEMSGRFTDVVFLKVDVDELAEVARTWRVEAMPTFVLARGGEEVGRIVGANKDELERSINTFRSAAPSASAATAMA; the protein is encoded by the exons ATGGGCGGCGTCTTCTCGTCGAAGTCGaagccggccgccggcggcgagccctCCGCCGTGGTGGCCGTCCACTCCAAGGCCAAGTGGGACGAGCTGTGGGAAGCCCACAAGACCACCACCAAGCTG GTGGTGATCGACTTCTCGGCGTCGTGGTGCGGGCCGTGCAAGATGATCGAGCCGGTGTTCAAGGAGATGTCCGGCCGCTTCACCGACGTCGTCTTCCTCAAggtcgacgtcgacgagcTCGCG GAGGTGGCGCGGACATGGCGGGTGGAGGCGATGCCGACGTTCGTGCTGGCGaggggcggcgaggaggtcggCCGCATCGTCGGCGCCAACAAGGACGAGCTCGAGAGGAGCATCAACACCTTCAGGtcggccgcgccgtcggcgtcggcggcgacggcgatggcgtga